In Paenibacillus sonchi, the genomic stretch AATGGATTAAAACCCACCCGATATCAGTTGGCGGCGGCGATGCTCTTCCTTACAGCTCATCATCCAGGGCGTCAGGGTCCAGATCATCATAATCGAAGCTTTCCCCATCAAAATCATAATCCTTGTCTTCCGGATCATCGCTTTGATCGGTGACATACACGCGGACCTTGGTCTCAGCCACCAATTCCGCCTCGAATTCCCGTTCCACCCGAAGCGTCACACTGCCCCCGCCCGGAGAGACGCCTGCTTCCACACAGTTGGGTTCCTGCGTTGCCTCCGCAGAGACCTCAACCGTGGCGGCACGGTGTCTCGGGTCCAGGTACGACAGCGGAATGAGCTCCACATAGGAGACCGTTTCCTTGGCAACCTCCGTCTGCTTGTTTTTGTCGTACGAGTACCAGATGTTTACATCGTAAGTACCGATTACTTCGATTCCGTTCCCGGCGGCAACCGCTTCGTACTGGTGGTTGATAATCCAAGCCCCCAGAATACTCGTCGGATGGTGTGGCGGAGTCACGGTATGGGTTGCTGTAGAGAACTTACGACCTTTGCCGCAAATTGCCTTCGTAATGATCTCCCTTGTTTGACGTTTATGGCTTAATGACATCTTTGAACCTCCTCCATACAATCATTCACTATCAAGTGTATGCACGTTCTGGGCATTTGTTGATTGTTAGAGTAGAAATAAATTTGGGTAAGCCCTCAGCGGAGCTTTTTTAACAAGAGTCATAGTTCATTTTATTGTGAAATTTCCCCGGATATGAATAGATCAGTTAATCCTATCGCAAAAAAAACCCCTGTAGATCCTGGTCAAGCCCCTATTTTGTAGACACTGAAAAAAGACCCTAGGCTGTAAGCTGCTTCCGGTACTCCACCGGAGGCAGCTTATTTAGTCTTCGTTGCGGTCGATACTGGTTGTAAAATTGAATATAGGCTTCAATTCGTCTTTGTGCCTCGTCCAGATTTCGGATATCATAAGGGTAGAGCCCTTCCGTTTTGAGATGCGAGAAGAAGCTCTCCATGGAGGCATTGTCATAACAATTTCCTCGGCGGGACATGCTGATTCGGGCGCCAACCTTTGGCAGCATGTCATGGTATGCATGAGACGTGTATTGGAATCCCTGGTCGCTGTGAACGATCAGTCCGGTCACGTCTTTTGTCTTGTTAAAGGCTTTCTCAAAGGTCTGTAGAACCAGTGGATTGTCATTTTTCTGACTCATGTGGTAGGCTACAATTTCATTGTTAAACAAATCTTTCACCGCAGAAAGATAGAGCCACGATTCTCCCACCCGGTATTGAGTCACATCGGTAACCCATTTTTGGTTAGGAGCATCCGCCTTGAAATCTCGCTTCAGTAAGTTTTTAGCGACTCGCCCTCCGTCCGAAGATGCGTAATTACAGCGATGTTTTCGCCTTATTCGTGACCGGATTCCAAGTACCTGCATGAGCCGTAGCACCTTCTTATGATTCATCCAGACTCCATGATCCTGCAGCAAGAATAACTGGATCTGTCGGTATCCGTAAACTCCGTTGTAGTGCTCGTAAACCTTCTTCACAAGTTCTCTATCTTCTCGGTCCCGATCGAATGCTTTGCGCTTTAGAAAGGCGTAATATCCGCTTCTGGAGACCCCAAACACTTTGCACAAATGACGAACCGGATATTCACTTGAGGCTCTCTCAATCGTTACATACCGCTCTGTTTCATCTCCTGCATCCAGATTTCCAAGCACTTTTTTAGCATTTCGTTCTCCTGTTTGAGCCATTTGACCTGTCTTTCTTGATCGACATATTGTTCTCGCCGTCCTCGCTGGTCCACAAGTCCGAACTCTCCCAGTTCCCGGTATTTCCTCATCCATGTTTTCAACCGATGTCTGTCTGTAATTTCGAACTTCTCCATAATTTTACGATAGGTCCAACCTTCGACCATATGAAGACGTATTGCCTCCAGCTTTGTTTCATAAGAATACGTTTTAGACTTCTTTCCTTTAATCGCTGGCATAAAAAATGCACCCCCTAGAATTCATCGGATAAACCAGGGGTTTATTCCAATGTCTATTCTAAGGGGTGCACTTCAATCCTCTACAGGGGCTGCTGCTGTTCAGGGCTATTGCGGGATTACACGCACAATCCCAAGATGTCTGTTCTTGCTGAGATCGATGAAATCCTCCCCGATGTTCACCAAAGGACGAAGCGGATCATGCGCCAGAATCATGATGATTTTGCCCATCCGTCCGTCTGTTAACAGCACCTCGTTGCCTATCATTGACTGCATAAGCTTACTAATAAAAACACCGCAAATATAAGGATCAAGCTTCCCGAAGGAGTAGTCCTCCATCTGAGTCAGAACTTCATAGAGCGGCGCCGCCTCGCTGTAGAACCGGTCTGAAGTCATCGCATGAAAAATATCCGTAACGGCTACTATTTTGCTGAAGTCCGTAATCCGGTGTCCCAGTACTCCGAACGGATAACCGCTCCCGTCCATTCGTTCATGATGCTGCAGCGCGACAAGCGCCTGCATATGCGTCGTGCCCGGTGTATCTCTGACCAGCTCGTAGCCATGCGTCGTGTGCTTTTTCATGATATCAAATTCTTCATCCGTCAGCGGCCCCGGCTTGGTTAAAATTTCGGCCGGAATCATAATTTTCCCGATATCATGAAGGGTTGCAGCAATGGTCAGCATGCCCAGCTCTTCCCGGTCCAGCTTAAGCCACTTGCCCAGAAGTGTTGATAATATGCCTACAGCAACGTTATGCCTGTATGTATAATCATCTTTGGTCTGCAGTGCAGCCAGGATTCCGAAGAAGTCATTCTTCTCGCTTACTTGCTGGATAAAAGGAATAACTTCATTTTTGAGCTCAAGCATCGGCAGCCGCTTGCTCTTGGTATAGCGCAGCTGATCAAAAATATTCTCCATAGCTGCCGTACAATCATCCACGGCCAGCTGATAGAATGCTTCGCTGTCTAATTGAATGACATCATGGGGCTGAAGGATAATCCGGTGCTGGGTGATTAACCGGACATGCTCCGAGCTCAGAAGCGTCATTGCGGGCAGTACAAATACGCCATTGTGATTAAAGAGGTTGTCTACTAGCTGTTTGCCGATATATTGTTCATTGCCGTTGTTCACCTTCGTCACCTGCCAGTGCAGAATTCACACCCCGTGAATTAGCTGCTGTAATTGGAATATGTGCCGAACCATTCATTGATAATATAGTATATCCTGGTTTCCTTAAGCCTATATGAACGCAGCACAAAACAAACACTCACATTTTGTCATATATCTCTTATCGTAATTTCATACCAAAAGATGAATACCTAATTCTTCCTTCTTGCCATCATCGCCTAAATTCTTTCTAGACACGTGTATTTCCTTTTGCCGGCAAAGGCCGTTTTACCGGTTTGATATCGACCGGCATCTTATATCTCTTGGCTATGTTGAGATATAACGAGAGCTCGCGGCATAGCTGCAAAATAGCTGAACGGACCTCGAATTCCTCGCGGGTTTCCGGCAGCTCCATCCCCTGAAATTCCTTTTCCAGCCCATCAAGCAGTTTTTCTGTCCGGCCGGTATATTCTTCAGCCAGCACATCATTGCTCAGCTGATCGAACAAATCCGCAACCATGTCCCCGTGAGGGAGCTGGCGGTAGACCTGCGAGAGGAGCTGCATCATGTTCTGGATCGATTCCAGCTGTTCCTTGCGCATGTAAAAATACACATTCCAAGCCTCATCCGGATGAATGACATGGTTCTCCATTTCCCTGGAGGCAGCCGTAAGTCCACGCTGGACCGCCTCTCCTGCGCCAATTAGCTCCTTGCCGTCCCAGAGATACCCGGGATCACGCAGCGTACGCGCCATTTGCGTAAATATCACCGAAAAATAACCGTCCACTTCTTTGCGGATTCCAGCAATAACGCCGCCGGTCTGCGGCATATAGATCAGATTGACCAGTCCGGCCGATCCCAGGCCTACGAACAATAGCTCTATCTGCTGCAGCAGAACATGTACAGACAGCTCGGCTTGTCCAAAAACCCGGAAAACAATAACGGAACTGGTCACGATTCCTTCCTTGTAGCCCGATTTCACAATCATGGGAAATCCGACCAGCACATACAGGCCCAGCACCCAATAATGAAATCCAAGGAAGAAAAACAAAATGCAGCCGAAAAAAAGTCCTACAAGGGAGGCCAGAAAACGCGCCGTGATGGTGCGCAGACTCCTTTTTCGTGTGGTTTCCACCCCCAGAATCGCGAGCAGACCCGCACTTTGCGCGTTGGGAATGCCCACAGCGGCTGCCAGCAGGATCGACAACAGAGTCGCAGCCGCCGTTTTGATAACTCGAAATCCCATGTAATACCTCTCCTTGCGAGCTTGATAAGTCCTGTCTCCTCTGGGGGCTTCATCCGATTCACCAGTTGGAATAGCAGGCTTATAATGTTGTCTATATAGTTTTCAGGTAAAGATATAGACATGGTACAAGATTTTGCGGATCGGCACAATATGACATATTTCTCACCGCCGCGACAAAATCAGCTTTTCCACATAAACCACCAGTTGATACATAGCTGTAGCCACAGCCGCAATAATCAGCAGACTGGACATCACCAGTGTAAAGTTGAACACCTGAAAGCCGTAAATGATCAGATACCCAAGCCCCGATTTGGCCGCCAAAAATTCGCCTACAATCACACCTACCCATGACATGCCTACATTGACCTTCAGCGTGGAAACAACAGTGGGAAAAGAAGAAGGCAGTATTACCTTGTTGAATACCTGCACCCGTGAAGCTCCGAACGACCTTGCCACTTTCACCAAATTCGGATCAACATTGCAAAAGCTGTTGTACACTACCAGGGTGGTTATAATCACCGTGATGGACAGCGTCGTCACCACAATCGCCGTAAAGCCCGCACCGAACATCACAATGAAAATAGGTCCCAGCGCCACCTTCGGCATACTGTTAAAGACGACCATATACGGATCAAGCACTGCAGACAAAAACGGCGACCACCAGATGACAATGGCAAGAAGTGTGCCAAGCAGTGTCCCGAGCAGAAAACCCACAACCGTTTCCGCAACCGTCATGCCCAGATGCGGCCACAGGCTGCCGCTGGCTATATCGCCCCAAATTTGCCCGAAGACCTTGGTGGGATAACTGAACAGCAGCTTATCGATCCAGCCCAGCCGGGCTCCGGCCTCCCAGAGCGCAAAGAACAGTACCAGCAAACTGCCGCGGACAGCGGTTACCCGGTTGTGCCAGCGCCGTTTTTTCTTCTGGTGTTCACTATGCTTCTCTTCCAGCCACAGCGCACGCGAGGCTGCGGTTTCAATTTGTTCAACCGACTTCACAACTCCCCCCTCCCTGCCAGCTCCATTTCCTTCCACACCTCATGGAAAAGCTCCGCAAACCCCGGCAAGTCCCGCGCGTATAGCGGAGGTGTGCTCCGGATCGCTTCGGGCACGGTAAATATTTTCCGGATCTTTCCGGGATTCGGCTGCAGCAAAATCACCCGGCTGCTGACAGCAATGGCCTCGGACAGATCATGGGTAACAAGAATTGCCGTTGTGCCGCGTCTGCGCAGCGTCTCCGACACCAGATCCTCAAGCTGAAGCTTGATTTGGTAATCCAGCGCTGAGAAAGGCTCATCCAGCAGCAGCAGGCCCGGATCTGTGGATAGTGTCCGCACCAGCGCCACCCGCTGGCGCATGCCCCCGGACAACTGTGCCGGGTAGGCATGCTCTTTGCCGGCCAGACCCATCTCACCCAGCAGCCCGATGGTTTTCTGCCGCGAGCTTTCGTTCAGACGTCCAGTGAGCTCCAGCCCGAGCAGGGCATTATCCAGAATCGTCCGCCACGGAAAAAGATAATCCTGCTGCAGCATGTAGCCCACCTCAGGCGAAGGGCCGCTGACCGCATGCCCGCTCACGAACACCTCTCCGCGCGAGGGCTGCAGAAGTCCGGCGATGATCGACAGGAGTGTGGTTTTACCACAGCCGCTGGGGCCGACCAGACTGACGAACTCTCCGGCTTCCACGTAAAGGCTGAAATTCTCGACGGCAAGCGACGCCTCGCGGTCCCCCAGATAGGCATGCGTCACTTCCTTTAGCTGCACAATGGGAAGCATATCGCCCCTCCTAAAAGTTTTATGGAGCATAACTTCTTGATTCTCTTCGTCATAAAACTCGCTTCGGAAGCATCTGCTTAAGTTTTATAAGCTTTCGCTTCGGAAGCATTTGCTTAAGTTTTATGGAGCATAACTCTACTGCAGGTATCCGCTCATTTCACGCTGGCTTCTGCTTTCTCGGCAAAGCTGTTGTCGACGATTTTGGCTTCCGGAACACGGGCCTTTAATTCACCGGCGTTATCCATAACATCCAGCAGATTGTTCCATTCTTTGCCGTCAATGACCGGATTTACTGCATAGGTGTCCTGCTCTTTGTAGCGCTTAACCGAAGAGATCACAATATCCCGGTCGGTATTCTCAAAATAAGGCAGGATTGCATCGGCAATCTCCTCCGGGCTGTGCTCCTTCACCCAAACCTGGGCGCGCTGGATGGCATTGGTGAATTTTTGTACCGTATCCCCGTTTTTGCTGATATAGCTTTGTTTGGACATAAACACCGTATAAGGCAGATAGCCGCTTTCCACGCCAAAAGATGCTACAACACTACCGCGCTGTTCACGCTCAAAGATGGAGGCTGTGGGTTCGAAAAGCTGCACATAATCCCCCGTCCCGGAGGCAAAAGCACCGGCAATGTTGGCAAAATCAATATTCTGAATCAGCGTAAGATCCTTTCCGGCATCAATGCCTTTCTGCAGCAGGGTAAAAGCGCCGGCCATCTGCGGCATACCGCCTTTTCTTTGCCCGAGGAAGGTGCTCCCCTTCAATTTGTCCCAGTTGAAATCCGCATCCGCCTTCCGCGCGAACAGGAATGTGCCGTCACGCTGGGTCAGCTGGGCGAAATTGATGACAGGATCATCTGCCCCCTGCTGGTACACGTAAATTGAAGTTTCCGATCCCACAAGCGCCACATCAATGGCCCCGGAGAGCAGAGCCGTCATCGTTTTGTCTCCGCCTGGGATCGTCTGCAGCTCTGCCTCCAGCCCTTCATCCTTGAAAAAATTCTGGGATAATGCCACATATTCAGGCGCATAAAAGACCGAACGGGTGACTTCGCCGATCTTCACCTTCACCGCAGCCGAGTCACTGCCGCAACCGGCAAGGACAGACAGGCACATGGTGAGGATCATGAGCGGCAGCGAGATTTTTTTCCTGAGATTCATCCTTCATTCTCCTTTCTTCCCGGGTCTTCGCCCTTGCTTAAAGCATATGCTTCTGCCTAAAGATTGGTTAACTGACATGAAGTGCAGCGCACCATACTCATATCCAGCCTGAGATGCGCAACTATAAAGCGCTTACATAAAAAGGCCTCCATGAATCAAGGCGAACCCACACTTCCACCTTGTTCAACGGTTATTCTCCATTAGATACCTCTATGGGCTGCAGCAGCCATTTATAAAAGATAGAGCATAGCTGAGGTCTGGTCAGCGGCACCGCGATCATCCAGTCTTCTGCCGGCCTGCCGCTGACGCGCACCAGCCAGCCCCCGGAATTGTTCTCCATATACAAGGCGCGCTGAAAAGACCAGATACCCTCATGCAAGGAACATAGCTTAAGCTCTCCCTCTGCAGTCGGGCTCTTCATCACGCTGGCCAGCTGTGGGGAATTTACAACATCTCCCGTCTCGGCTGTCAGCCGTTCAGTCAACACGTATAAAGTATAAGCGTCTGACTGCTCCCGTAGCTCTTCATACTTGCGTCTGGACATCAGCAATGCAGGTGAATCCGAAAGGGTGCTGTATGTAAGCTGAAAGCAATTCAGCAGATAAAAGGACGCACGCTTGATCTCTTCCGGTGTCTTCAGTTCACAGTCGGAGGCATCCGTATCTATCAGGTGGGATAACAGTATTGTATCTTTAAAAACCTGCAGACATAAATCCTGCGTATAT encodes the following:
- a CDS encoding IS3 family transposase; its protein translation is MAQTGERNAKKVLGNLDAGDETERYVTIERASSEYPVRHLCKVFGVSRSGYYAFLKRKAFDRDREDRELVKKVYEHYNGVYGYRQIQLFLLQDHGVWMNHKKVLRLMQVLGIRSRIRRKHRCNYASSDGGRVAKNLLKRDFKADAPNQKWVTDVTQYRVGESWLYLSAVKDLFNNEIVAYHMSQKNDNPLVLQTFEKAFNKTKDVTGLIVHSDQGFQYTSHAYHDMLPKVGARISMSRRGNCYDNASMESFFSHLKTEGLYPYDIRNLDEAQRRIEAYIQFYNQYRPQRRLNKLPPVEYRKQLTA
- a CDS encoding outer spore coat protein CotE gives rise to the protein MSLSHKRQTREIITKAICGKGRKFSTATHTVTPPHHPTSILGAWIINHQYEAVAAGNGIEVIGTYDVNIWYSYDKNKQTEVAKETVSYVELIPLSYLDPRHRAATVEVSAEATQEPNCVEAGVSPGGGSVTLRVEREFEAELVAETKVRVYVTDQSDDPEDKDYDFDGESFDYDDLDPDALDDEL
- a CDS encoding ABC transporter substrate-binding protein; protein product: MNLRKKISLPLMILTMCLSVLAGCGSDSAAVKVKIGEVTRSVFYAPEYVALSQNFFKDEGLEAELQTIPGGDKTMTALLSGAIDVALVGSETSIYVYQQGADDPVINFAQLTQRDGTFLFARKADADFNWDKLKGSTFLGQRKGGMPQMAGAFTLLQKGIDAGKDLTLIQNIDFANIAGAFASGTGDYVQLFEPTASIFEREQRGSVVASFGVESGYLPYTVFMSKQSYISKNGDTVQKFTNAIQRAQVWVKEHSPEEIADAILPYFENTDRDIVISSVKRYKEQDTYAVNPVIDGKEWNNLLDVMDNAGELKARVPEAKIVDNSFAEKAEASVK
- a CDS encoding helix-turn-helix domain-containing protein, with product MPAIKGKKSKTYSYETKLEAIRLHMVEGWTYRKIMEKFEITDRHRLKTWMRKYRELGEFGLVDQRGRREQYVDQERQVKWLKQENEMLKKCLEIWMQEMKQSGM
- a CDS encoding ABC transporter ATP-binding protein, with product MLPIVQLKEVTHAYLGDREASLAVENFSLYVEAGEFVSLVGPSGCGKTTLLSIIAGLLQPSRGEVFVSGHAVSGPSPEVGYMLQQDYLFPWRTILDNALLGLELTGRLNESSRQKTIGLLGEMGLAGKEHAYPAQLSGGMRQRVALVRTLSTDPGLLLLDEPFSALDYQIKLQLEDLVSETLRRRGTTAILVTHDLSEAIAVSSRVILLQPNPGKIRKIFTVPEAIRSTPPLYARDLPGFAELFHEVWKEMELAGRGEL
- a CDS encoding aromatic acid exporter family protein, giving the protein MGFRVIKTAAATLLSILLAAAVGIPNAQSAGLLAILGVETTRKRSLRTITARFLASLVGLFFGCILFFFLGFHYWVLGLYVLVGFPMIVKSGYKEGIVTSSVIVFRVFGQAELSVHVLLQQIELLFVGLGSAGLVNLIYMPQTGGVIAGIRKEVDGYFSVIFTQMARTLRDPGYLWDGKELIGAGEAVQRGLTAASREMENHVIHPDEAWNVYFYMRKEQLESIQNMMQLLSQVYRQLPHGDMVADLFDQLSNDVLAEEYTGRTEKLLDGLEKEFQGMELPETREEFEVRSAILQLCRELSLYLNIAKRYKMPVDIKPVKRPLPAKGNTRV
- a CDS encoding HD-GYP domain-containing protein — encoded protein: MTKVNNGNEQYIGKQLVDNLFNHNGVFVLPAMTLLSSEHVRLITQHRIILQPHDVIQLDSEAFYQLAVDDCTAAMENIFDQLRYTKSKRLPMLELKNEVIPFIQQVSEKNDFFGILAALQTKDDYTYRHNVAVGILSTLLGKWLKLDREELGMLTIAATLHDIGKIMIPAEILTKPGPLTDEEFDIMKKHTTHGYELVRDTPGTTHMQALVALQHHERMDGSGYPFGVLGHRITDFSKIVAVTDIFHAMTSDRFYSEAAPLYEVLTQMEDYSFGKLDPYICGVFISKLMQSMIGNEVLLTDGRMGKIIMILAHDPLRPLVNIGEDFIDLSKNRHLGIVRVIPQ
- a CDS encoding ABC transporter permease; translation: MKSVEQIETAASRALWLEEKHSEHQKKKRRWHNRVTAVRGSLLVLFFALWEAGARLGWIDKLLFSYPTKVFGQIWGDIASGSLWPHLGMTVAETVVGFLLGTLLGTLLAIVIWWSPFLSAVLDPYMVVFNSMPKVALGPIFIVMFGAGFTAIVVTTLSITVIITTLVVYNSFCNVDPNLVKVARSFGASRVQVFNKVILPSSFPTVVSTLKVNVGMSWVGVIVGEFLAAKSGLGYLIIYGFQVFNFTLVMSSLLIIAAVATAMYQLVVYVEKLILSRR